One region of Bacillus zhangzhouensis genomic DNA includes:
- a CDS encoding glutamate-5-semialdehyde dehydrogenase, producing MNEVLEKAKKANAAKEQLLLKTTKQKNAALHAIASALKASSAYLIEENQKDVQAAEEKQFTPSVIDRITLTEERIEAIADATLQLIQLKDPIGETLETIQKENGLFIEKVRVPLGTVGMIYEARPNVTVDAATLCLKTGNAVILRGSSSAIHSNKAIVKVIHEALHTTDIPVDSVQLIEDTGRETAKTLFTLNEYLDVLIPRGGKNLIDLVVRESTVPVLETGAGNCHIYIDETAKNEMAERIVLNAKIQRPSVCNAIESIVIHETWAKTYGASLIEALQSNGVEIRGDEAVCALVSSAALATTEDYATEFLAPIVSIKIVENIEEAIQHIQTYSSKHSEAIITENDEHAALFLTTVDAAAVYHNASTRFTDGFEFGYGAEIGISTQKLHARGPMGLPALTSEKFVIRGQGQIRE from the coding sequence ATGAATGAAGTTCTTGAAAAAGCAAAAAAAGCAAATGCAGCCAAAGAGCAGCTGCTTCTAAAAACGACGAAACAAAAAAATGCTGCCCTGCACGCCATTGCGAGTGCACTAAAAGCATCTTCAGCTTATTTAATAGAGGAGAACCAAAAGGATGTTCAGGCTGCTGAGGAAAAGCAGTTCACGCCATCTGTCATTGACCGGATCACACTCACAGAAGAGAGAATTGAAGCAATTGCAGACGCGACCCTTCAACTCATTCAGCTAAAAGACCCAATTGGTGAAACGTTAGAAACCATACAAAAAGAAAACGGTCTGTTCATTGAAAAGGTCCGTGTACCGCTTGGAACGGTTGGAATGATTTATGAAGCAAGACCAAACGTGACAGTCGATGCTGCGACCCTTTGCTTGAAAACTGGGAATGCTGTTATTCTGCGTGGAAGCTCATCTGCTATTCATAGTAATAAAGCGATTGTAAAGGTGATTCATGAAGCGCTTCATACGACAGATATTCCAGTAGACAGTGTGCAATTGATTGAAGATACAGGCCGTGAAACGGCGAAAACGCTGTTCACCTTAAATGAATATCTAGATGTCCTCATTCCGCGCGGCGGGAAGAATTTAATTGATCTTGTAGTGAGAGAGTCGACTGTGCCAGTGCTTGAGACAGGTGCAGGAAATTGTCATATCTACATTGATGAAACAGCGAAAAACGAAATGGCTGAGCGGATTGTGCTGAATGCAAAAATACAAAGACCATCTGTTTGTAATGCGATTGAGAGCATTGTCATTCATGAAACATGGGCAAAAACATATGGCGCTTCGTTAATTGAAGCTCTTCAATCAAATGGGGTAGAAATACGCGGTGATGAAGCCGTTTGCGCACTTGTTTCTAGTGCTGCATTAGCGACAACAGAGGACTATGCAACAGAGTTTTTAGCACCGATTGTCAGTATTAAAATAGTAGAAAACATAGAAGAAGCGATTCAGCATATTCAAACATATAGCTCCAAACACTCTGAAGCGATCATTACGGAAAATGATGAGCATGCAGCCCTTTTCTTAACAACTGTCGATGCTGCCGCTGTCTATCATAATGCCTCTACTCGTTTCACAGATGGCTTTGAATTTGGCTATGGAGCGGAAATAGGTATTAGTACACAAAAACTTCATGCAAGAGGGCCAATGGGTCTGCCAGCCTTAACGTCTGAAAAATTTGTCATTCGTGGTCAAGGACAAATAAGAGAATAA
- a CDS encoding tetratricopeptide repeat protein has translation MAKIIPSSDIGVKINKWYELIRRFDSEQAEQLKQEIRTSLDSMEEDQNLLLYFSLMEFRHEVMLDYLKPLKEGKVRANFSELSKEIDEHQTHVTGMLEYYYHFFRGMYEFGRREYIAAISSYQKAEHKLSFVSDDIERAEFHFKMSEIYYHMKQTHISMHHAKLALDVYVQHELYALRTIQCEFIVAGNYDDMRRHEKALPHLERALARSKKFQNVRFIASSLFNMGNSYYRMGDLGRALELMKESISLFDQNQSDHLRRSIDPLYTAAQILYKQGKHEEALHYREECMKRAEVLQDDIHIQKTIFLEALYLRQDAEHIKRIFHFLESAYAYPDIEELALDTAKYYNEMGDYEKSSMFYGEAEHARIYIQRGDCLYEF, from the coding sequence ATGGCGAAAATCATTCCCTCTTCGGATATTGGAGTGAAAATCAACAAGTGGTATGAATTAATCCGCAGATTTGATTCAGAACAAGCAGAACAGTTAAAACAGGAAATTCGCACCTCTCTTGATTCAATGGAAGAAGATCAGAATTTGCTTCTCTATTTTTCTTTAATGGAATTTAGACATGAAGTCATGCTCGATTATTTAAAGCCATTAAAGGAAGGAAAGGTTCGCGCCAACTTTTCCGAGCTTTCGAAAGAAATAGATGAGCATCAAACGCATGTCACAGGCATGCTTGAATACTACTATCATTTTTTCAGAGGCATGTATGAATTCGGACGAAGGGAGTACATTGCTGCCATATCGTCTTATCAAAAGGCAGAGCACAAGCTTTCTTTTGTATCAGATGATATCGAACGTGCGGAATTTCATTTTAAAATGTCAGAAATATATTATCACATGAAACAAACACATATCTCGATGCACCATGCTAAACTAGCGCTGGATGTTTATGTTCAGCATGAATTGTATGCGCTTCGCACCATTCAGTGTGAATTTATTGTGGCCGGTAACTACGATGATATGAGAAGGCATGAAAAAGCATTACCACATCTCGAAAGAGCACTCGCGAGATCAAAAAAGTTTCAGAATGTGCGTTTTATTGCCTCCTCTTTGTTTAATATGGGCAACAGTTATTACCGAATGGGAGACTTGGGCCGCGCACTTGAATTAATGAAAGAATCCATCTCGTTATTTGATCAAAATCAATCCGATCATCTTCGTCGATCTATAGATCCTCTTTATACAGCCGCTCAGATATTATACAAACAAGGAAAACACGAAGAAGCATTACACTATAGAGAAGAATGTATGAAGCGAGCAGAAGTTCTTCAAGATGACATTCACATTCAGAAAACCATATTTCTAGAAGCATTGTATTTAAGGCAAGATGCCGAGCATATCAAACGGATTTTCCATTTTTTAGAGTCTGCCTATGCATATCCAGATATAGAGGAGCTGGCATTAGATACCGCAAAGTATTATAATGAAATGGGAGATTATGAAAAATCTTCCATGTTCTATGGGGAAGCGGAACATGCTCGAATCTATATTCAGAGAGGGGATTGTTTATATGAATTTTAA
- a CDS encoding phosphatase, with protein MNFKKWAVVCASITIMALWLAAANADPDNRNHTLERPHPQHDMI; from the coding sequence ATGAATTTTAAAAAATGGGCAGTCGTCTGTGCAAGCATCACCATCATGGCATTGTGGCTGGCAGCAGCAAATGCCGACCCAGATAACAGAAACCATACGTTAGAACGACCGCATCCGCAGCATGACATGATTTAA
- a CDS encoding organic hydroperoxide resistance protein — translation MSDVLFTATVSAVGGREGKVVSTDGVLEHDVAMPGTPRAKKLEKATNPEQLFAAGYSACFDSALQLVARQERIRFESEVTAHVSLSKDSSDGGFKLGVQLEVKGTGIEQSALEELVHKAHGVCPYSKATQGNIEVELVAVAQ, via the coding sequence ATGTCAGACGTTTTATTTACAGCAACGGTATCAGCTGTCGGAGGAAGAGAAGGAAAGGTTGTTTCAACAGATGGTGTACTTGAGCATGATGTAGCAATGCCTGGAACACCAAGAGCAAAAAAACTTGAAAAAGCAACAAATCCAGAGCAATTATTTGCAGCAGGCTACTCTGCATGTTTTGATTCAGCCCTTCAATTGGTAGCGCGACAAGAGCGTATCCGTTTTGAAAGTGAAGTAACAGCACATGTCAGTTTATCAAAAGACAGTTCAGATGGCGGCTTCAAACTAGGCGTTCAATTAGAAGTAAAAGGAACTGGCATTGAGCAGTCAGCATTAGAAGAACTTGTTCATAAAGCACATGGTGTTTGCCCATATTCAAAAGCAACTCAAGGAAACATAGAAGTAGAACTAGTAGCTGTCGCTCAATAA
- a CDS encoding MarR family transcriptional regulator, whose product MTNEFEHMKLENQLCFLLYASSREMTKQYKPLLEELNITYPQYLALLLLWEHGTLNVKTMGELLYLDSGTLTPMLKRMEQNGLIIRERSKEDERSVQIRLTDYGKQLKEKATAIPFHMLSGTGRSEEELKTLRASLHELLQYLTQPKG is encoded by the coding sequence ATGACAAATGAATTTGAACATATGAAGCTGGAAAATCAGCTTTGTTTCTTGTTATACGCAAGTTCACGAGAGATGACGAAACAGTATAAACCGTTATTAGAAGAATTAAACATTACGTATCCGCAATATTTGGCACTGCTTTTATTGTGGGAGCATGGAACATTAAATGTGAAAACGATGGGAGAGCTTCTCTATTTAGACTCCGGTACACTCACACCCATGCTGAAACGAATGGAGCAAAACGGACTCATTATCCGAGAACGTTCAAAAGAGGATGAGCGGTCTGTGCAAATTCGTTTAACAGACTATGGAAAACAGCTAAAAGAGAAGGCCACTGCGATTCCATTTCACATGCTGTCTGGGACAGGCAGATCGGAAGAAGAGCTAAAAACACTCCGCGCCTCTTTACATGAGCTTTTGCAATATTTAACACAGCCAAAAGGCTGA
- a CDS encoding organic hydroperoxide resistance protein, with protein MKPLFTAKVKAHHGRAGHVRSEDGVLDHNIVMPNAKKDGETGTNPEQLFAAGYAACFGGALEQVAKKQGVEIESDVEGHVSLLKDESDGGFKLGVKLIVSAKGYDHDKVKELVRAAHEFCPYSKATRGNIEVDLEVTE; from the coding sequence ATGAAACCATTATTCACAGCAAAAGTAAAGGCGCACCATGGAAGAGCTGGACATGTTCGTTCAGAAGATGGTGTGCTCGATCATAACATTGTCATGCCTAACGCAAAGAAAGATGGAGAGACTGGTACAAACCCAGAGCAATTATTTGCAGCAGGCTATGCAGCTTGTTTCGGAGGAGCACTTGAACAAGTAGCCAAGAAGCAAGGAGTAGAAATAGAATCGGATGTAGAAGGACATGTCAGTCTTTTAAAAGATGAAAGCGACGGCGGCTTTAAGCTGGGCGTAAAGCTGATTGTGTCTGCGAAAGGCTATGATCATGACAAAGTGAAAGAGCTTGTCCGTGCTGCACATGAATTCTGCCCATATTCAAAAGCAACAAGAGGGAACATTGAAGTAGATCTTGAAGTAACGGAGTAA
- a CDS encoding nucleoside deaminase, producing the protein MNHEDFLQRAIDLAVEGVNSGTGGPFGAVIVKDGQIIAEGSNNVTTSNDPTAHAEVTAIRKACQTLHTYQLEDCLLYTSCEPCPMCLGAIYWARPKAVYFAAGHQDAADSGFDDSFIYEEINKEYESRNIPFYKLTPQKTLAPFEAWEAYDKKKEY; encoded by the coding sequence ATGAATCACGAAGATTTTTTACAACGCGCAATCGATCTTGCAGTAGAAGGAGTCAATAGTGGTACTGGCGGCCCTTTTGGAGCAGTCATTGTCAAGGATGGCCAGATTATTGCAGAGGGAAGCAACAATGTGACAACGAGTAACGATCCAACCGCACATGCCGAAGTCACAGCCATTCGAAAAGCGTGTCAAACTCTACATACATACCAATTAGAAGATTGTCTTTTATACACAAGCTGCGAGCCTTGTCCGATGTGCCTTGGCGCTATTTACTGGGCTAGACCAAAAGCTGTGTATTTTGCTGCTGGACATCAGGATGCAGCGGATTCTGGTTTTGATGACTCGTTTATTTATGAAGAAATCAACAAAGAATACGAATCAAGAAATATACCATTTTACAAGCTGACACCTCAAAAAACCCTTGCGCCATTTGAAGCATGGGAAGCATACGATAAAAAGAAAGAATATTAA
- the metE gene encoding 5-methyltetrahydropteroyltriglutamate--homocysteine S-methyltransferase — protein sequence MTIVKTSNLGFPRIGLNREWKKALESYWKGQTDRETLLSTLDEQFLTAIKTQIDQQIDVVPSGDFTFYDHVLDTAVMFNWIPERFRSLKDPLDTYFAMARGTKDAVSSEMTKWFNTNYHYIVPEYEKSTEFTLTHNKPLEAYEKVKRVFGVETKPVVLGLYTFVSLSKGYEANEVKEIQQRLVPLYTQLLKELEEAGVKWVQIDEPALVTASSEDVKAVKEIYQTVKEAVPGLNILLQTYFDSVDAYEELITYPVEAIGLDFVHDQGRNLDQVKEHGFPKDKILAAGVIDGRNIWRSDLGERLSFISEFIADVQPKEVWLQPSSSLLHVPVAKHPSEQLEEKLLNGLSYATEKLAELTLLKEGLTKGAAAIDADINEAAQALLTLKEFAKGTNADLTAERNNLSSKDFKRPASFEERLRIQNESLELPLLPTTTIGSFPQSAEVRSARQKWRKKEWTDAEYDEFIKKETKRWIDIQEEIGLDVLVHGEFERTDMVEYFGEKLAGFAFTKFAWVQSYGSRCVKPPIIYGDVEFTEPMTVKETVYAQSLTEKKVKGMLTGPVTILNWSFPRTDISRKDIAFQIAFALRKEVEALEAAGIQVIQVDEPALREGLPLKESDWAEYLNWAAESFRLSTSSVQNDIQIHTHMCYSNFEDIVDTIEDLDADVITIEHSRSHGEFLDYLEKHPYLKGLGLGVYDIHSPRVPSVEEMSKIIDDALNVCPADRFWVNPDCGLKTRQEPETIAALKNMVTAAEVARKKLAQHA from the coding sequence TTGACAATTGTTAAAACAAGTAATCTAGGCTTTCCGCGAATTGGTTTAAACAGAGAATGGAAAAAAGCACTTGAGTCTTACTGGAAAGGTCAAACAGACCGCGAAACCCTCTTAAGCACTTTGGATGAACAATTTTTAACTGCCATTAAAACACAAATCGATCAACAAATTGATGTTGTTCCTTCTGGAGACTTTACCTTCTATGATCACGTGCTGGATACTGCTGTTATGTTCAATTGGATTCCAGAGCGCTTCCGCAGCTTAAAAGACCCGCTAGATACATACTTCGCGATGGCAAGAGGTACTAAAGATGCTGTCTCAAGTGAAATGACAAAATGGTTTAATACAAACTATCACTACATCGTTCCAGAATACGAAAAAAGCACAGAATTTACACTCACACACAACAAACCGCTTGAAGCTTACGAAAAGGTGAAAAGGGTATTTGGTGTTGAAACAAAACCGGTTGTACTTGGTCTTTATACATTTGTCTCACTTTCTAAAGGTTATGAAGCAAATGAAGTGAAAGAAATCCAGCAGCGTCTAGTGCCGCTTTATACTCAGCTTTTAAAAGAACTGGAAGAAGCCGGCGTTAAATGGGTTCAAATTGATGAACCTGCACTTGTCACAGCTTCCAGTGAAGATGTAAAAGCCGTAAAAGAAATCTATCAAACGGTCAAAGAAGCCGTACCTGGGTTGAACATTCTTCTACAAACATACTTTGATTCAGTAGATGCGTATGAAGAGCTTATCACATATCCTGTTGAAGCAATCGGTCTTGATTTTGTCCATGATCAAGGGCGCAACCTTGATCAAGTGAAAGAGCACGGCTTCCCGAAAGATAAAATTTTAGCAGCAGGCGTCATTGATGGAAGAAATATTTGGAGATCAGATCTTGGTGAAAGATTATCCTTTATTTCTGAATTCATTGCTGACGTTCAGCCAAAAGAAGTGTGGCTGCAGCCATCAAGCAGCTTACTGCATGTACCAGTTGCCAAACACCCAAGCGAACAGCTTGAAGAAAAACTATTAAACGGACTGTCTTATGCCACTGAAAAGCTGGCTGAATTGACACTACTAAAAGAAGGTTTAACAAAAGGAGCAGCTGCCATTGATGCCGATATTAACGAAGCAGCACAAGCACTTCTTACCTTAAAAGAGTTCGCAAAAGGAACCAATGCGGATCTAACAGCTGAACGCAACAATCTTTCATCAAAGGATTTTAAACGCCCAGCGTCCTTTGAAGAACGCCTGCGTATCCAAAACGAATCTCTTGAGCTCCCGCTTCTTCCAACAACAACAATTGGCAGCTTCCCGCAGTCTGCTGAAGTGCGCAGTGCTCGTCAAAAGTGGCGTAAAAAGGAGTGGACAGATGCAGAGTATGATGAATTTATAAAGAAAGAAACAAAACGATGGATTGATATTCAAGAAGAAATTGGCCTGGATGTGCTTGTACATGGAGAATTTGAACGTACAGACATGGTGGAATACTTCGGCGAAAAGCTGGCCGGATTTGCCTTTACGAAATTTGCTTGGGTGCAATCCTATGGATCACGCTGCGTGAAGCCGCCAATCATTTATGGAGATGTAGAGTTTACAGAACCAATGACAGTGAAAGAGACGGTTTACGCACAAAGTTTAACAGAGAAGAAAGTCAAGGGAATGCTGACAGGACCTGTCACCATCTTAAACTGGTCTTTCCCAAGAACGGATATCTCTAGGAAAGACATTGCTTTCCAAATCGCTTTCGCTTTGCGTAAAGAGGTAGAAGCGTTAGAGGCAGCAGGTATTCAAGTCATCCAAGTGGATGAGCCTGCGCTAAGAGAAGGACTTCCGCTCAAAGAAAGTGATTGGGCAGAATATTTAAACTGGGCCGCAGAGTCATTCCGTTTATCCACATCATCCGTTCAAAATGACATACAAATTCATACACATATGTGCTACAGTAACTTCGAAGATATTGTCGATACGATCGAAGACTTGGATGCTGACGTGATTACAATTGAACATTCACGCAGTCATGGCGAATTCCTCGATTACTTAGAAAAGCACCCGTATTTGAAAGGACTTGGACTAGGCGTTTATGACATCCATAGCCCGCGCGTTCCATCTGTTGAAGAAATGAGCAAAATCATTGATGATGCGCTGAACGTTTGTCCGGCAGATCGCTTCTGGGTGAATCCGGATTGTGGTCTAAAAACTAGACAAGAGCCTGAAACCATTGCTGCTTTGAAAAACATGGTCACAGCTGCTGAAGTCGCTCGTAAAAAGCTGGCGCAGCACGCATAA